A region from the Thermodesulfobacteriota bacterium genome encodes:
- a CDS encoding ABC transporter substrate-binding protein, giving the protein MKTKSRIFVSILLAGFIFFITETIIQAKEVRGVTDDTIKIGTIADMTGPVSETFIPYVFGARNYFKYINDKGGINGRKVKVLLEDDRYSIRRA; this is encoded by the coding sequence ATGAAGACAAAGAGCAGAATATTCGTATCTATTCTATTGGCAGGATTTATTTTTTTCATCACAGAGACAATAATTCAGGCAAAAGAGGTTAGAGGTGTAACTGATGATACTATAAAGATAGGAACAATAGCGGACATGACAGGACCAGTTTCTGAGACTTTTATTCCCTATGTCTTTGGAGCCAGGAATTACTTCAAGTATATAAATGATAAAGGGGGAATCAATGGGAGGAAAGTAAAGGTTCTCCTTGAAGACGACAGGTATTCGATACGGAGGGCATAA
- a CDS encoding ABC transporter substrate-binding protein, which translates to MKVKMNVLLLIGLLVSISFIGSSLSQAEDVRGVTDKLIKIGLIVDHTGPAVSVTLPIARGIQTCARYVNEQGGIHGRELKILAEDDRYSIPAAISAYKKLIYKDRIFTLFAPGSASFLPPLWGKFQKDKLPTMVLTFTELAVDPFKKYLFIVCDTYEGQIRTLTDYMIKDYKLKNPRIGIVRPDTELGKTDLRAALQRLKEYKIEPVTQEILMPGAVEAGSQVMSLRRYGVNCVMNIGGITSTAIVLLRELRKLGMVIPVFHSWGVMLSEGLNEVGEVANQSYVVHAISPWYGEGPGIKNMREVTLRYFPGTEKPYRGTGFSYGWGFLAILADGLKKAGNDLDEDGLINALESFKNYDSGGLLSPITFSSKSHKGGDSSRVYKADPVGGKFIAMTGWRKSE; encoded by the coding sequence ATGAAGGTAAAAATGAATGTATTATTGTTAATTGGATTGTTAGTAAGTATTTCCTTCATTGGCAGTTCCTTGAGTCAGGCGGAGGATGTCAGGGGAGTAACGGATAAGTTGATAAAAATAGGCTTGATTGTGGATCATACCGGGCCGGCTGTCAGCGTCACACTGCCGATAGCTAGAGGGATTCAGACTTGCGCCAGATATGTTAACGAACAGGGAGGTATTCACGGAAGAGAGTTAAAAATTCTTGCAGAAGATGATCGCTATTCAATTCCTGCTGCTATTTCAGCATACAAGAAGTTGATTTACAAAGACAGAATATTTACATTATTTGCTCCTGGTTCCGCGAGTTTTCTTCCGCCGCTCTGGGGGAAGTTCCAAAAAGACAAATTGCCAACTATGGTATTGACATTCACTGAACTCGCCGTTGACCCGTTTAAGAAGTACTTATTTATTGTCTGTGATACCTATGAGGGACAGATAAGGACCCTTACGGACTATATGATCAAAGATTATAAGTTGAAGAATCCCCGTATTGGTATAGTACGTCCCGATACCGAGCTTGGCAAGACCGATTTGAGAGCTGCATTACAGAGGTTAAAGGAATACAAGATAGAACCCGTAACGCAAGAGATACTGATGCCAGGTGCGGTTGAGGCTGGTTCGCAGGTGATGAGTTTGAGGAGATACGGGGTCAATTGTGTGATGAATATCGGAGGAATTACCTCTACAGCTATTGTTTTACTTAGAGAATTGAGAAAGCTTGGAATGGTGATACCGGTTTTTCATAGCTGGGGCGTAATGCTTTCAGAAGGTCTAAATGAGGTTGGTGAGGTAGCAAACCAGTCGTATGTGGTGCATGCCATATCTCCCTGGTATGGTGAAGGTCCTGGGATAAAAAACATGAGGGAAGTCACACTGCGCTACTTCCCTGGGACAGAAAAGCCTTATAGAGGTACAGGGTTTAGTTACGGGTGGGGCTTTCTAGCCATTTTGGCTGATGGATTAAAGAAAGCTGGCAATGACCTGGATGAGGACGGGTTGATAAATGCTCTGGAGAGTTTTAAGAACTATGATTCTGGTGGACTTCTTTCTCCTATTACCTTCAGCTCCAAAAGCCATAAAGGCGGCGATTCATCGAGGGTTTACAAGGCTGATCCTGTTGGTGGAAAATTCATCGCTATGACAGGATGGAGAAAGTCAGAGTAG